The region ACTATTAACTCTGGATTGCGAgcggaaaatgtaaatgttatcccttttgtttttcttgatgTGTTTGACTCTCCCTGCTGATCATCGTCAATTTCAATCAGATTTTCTCTGTCTGCCTGCATACTCAGACCATTGTTTTATCTTCGATATGGCTTTATACTATTCATCATCCGACTTGCTACGTTTAAAATCCTCGTACCGCCTGCCAGTCGGAGTTTATAATCAATGTGCTGCCCTGGGAATTACGCGTCGACCACGGTATGTGCATCGTGGATCACGTCGCTGTTTTCAGATGGCTTCTTCTGACAGTCATGTTCCAGTCATCTGGTCTTCTCGTCGTCATCAACTGAATGATCTAAATGATGTAAAACGCGGTGTTAATGTAAACAATCTTAGCGTGTTAAAATACACTGCCAGTGTCCCGTTGGAAAAGACTGAAATCACCTCCATAAAAATGGGTCTCTTAAATGCACGATCTATATCTAACAAGGcctttattttgaatgattttatgaTGTCATGTTCGCTTGACTTTTTCTTTATTACTGAGACTTGGTTGAATCCTGGTGATCAGATGGCTTTGGGTGAGTTGACACCACCAGGCTGTGACTCTTTGAACTCTCCTCGGACCGCAGGACGAGGAGGTGGGGTTGCCACTGTTTTCCGTAACACTTTTAAATGCAGACTACTATCCACACAAATCTATTCGAGTTTCGAGGTACAGCTACTAAAGATTGATACTCTGGATTCTTTTTTCTGTGCTTTGGTATATAGACCGCCCAAATGGAATAAGGATTTCATTCAGCAATTTTCTGATTTTCTCTCTGGTTTGATGTCTCGCTGTGATAAACTTTTGGTCCTTGGGGATTTTAATGTCCATTTATGCTGCCC is a window of Carassius auratus strain Wakin chromosome 45, ASM336829v1, whole genome shotgun sequence DNA encoding:
- the LOC113063017 gene encoding uncharacterized protein LOC113063017, with translation MLSLLFFLMCLTLPADHRQFQSDFLCLPAYSDHCFIFDMALYYSSSDLLRLKSSYRLPVGVYNQCAALGITRRPRYVHRGSRRCFQMASSDSHVPVIWSSRRHQLNDLNDVKRGVNVNNLSVLKYTASVPLEKTEITSIKMGLLNARSISNKAFILNDFMMSCSLDFFFITETWLNPGDQMALGELTPPGCDSLNSPRTAGRGGGVATVFRNTFKCRLLSTQIYSSFEVQLLKIDTLDSFFCALVYRPPKWNKDFIQQFSDFLSGLMSRCDKLLVLGDFNVHLCCPSMPLVNEFLSLIETFNLTQHVFGSTHMKGHTLDLVLSFGISVSNLEVSDVGISDHYSVVFDAVCSYIYPISSQPLHYARSINSTTANLFSEFYLSHVTDKLLL